One Aquamicrobium sp. genomic region harbors:
- the hisF gene encoding imidazole glycerol phosphate synthase subunit HisF, translating to MTLKARIIPCLDVKDGRVVKGVNFVDLIDAGDPVEAARAYDAAGADELCFLDITASSDNRETIFDVVARTAERCFMPVTVGGGVRQVADIRKLLLAGADKVSINTAAVNNPDFVAEAADKFGNQCIVVAIDAKKVSGEGQTPRWEIFTHGGRNPTGLDAVEFAAAMVERGAGEILLTSMDRDGTKAGYDIPLTRAVADAVRAPVIASGGVGTLDHLVEGIRDGHATAVLAASIFHFGTYTIAQAKEHMAKAGIAVRLDAEN from the coding sequence TTGACCCTCAAAGCCCGCATCATCCCGTGCCTCGACGTGAAGGACGGCCGCGTCGTCAAGGGGGTCAATTTCGTCGACCTAATCGACGCCGGCGATCCGGTCGAGGCCGCGCGCGCCTATGACGCGGCCGGGGCCGACGAATTGTGCTTCCTCGACATCACCGCCTCGTCCGACAACCGCGAGACCATCTTCGACGTCGTCGCCCGCACCGCCGAGCGCTGCTTCATGCCGGTGACGGTCGGCGGCGGCGTGCGCCAGGTCGCCGACATCCGCAAGCTGCTGCTCGCCGGGGCCGACAAGGTCTCGATCAACACGGCGGCGGTCAACAACCCGGATTTCGTCGCCGAGGCCGCCGACAAGTTCGGCAACCAGTGCATCGTCGTCGCCATCGACGCCAAGAAGGTGTCGGGCGAGGGCCAGACGCCGCGCTGGGAGATCTTCACCCATGGCGGGCGCAACCCGACCGGCCTCGACGCGGTCGAGTTCGCCGCCGCCATGGTCGAGCGCGGCGCGGGCGAGATTCTGCTCACCTCGATGGACCGCGATGGCACCAAGGCCGGCTACGACATCCCGCTCACCCGCGCTGTCGCCGACGCGGTGCGCGCGCCGGTGATCGCCTCGGGCGGCGTCGGCACCCTCGATCATCTGGTCGAGGGCATCCGCGACGGCCATGCGACGGCGGTTCTCGCCGCCTCGATCTTCCATTTCGGCACCTACACCATTGCGCAGGCCAAGGAACACATGGCAAAAGCCGGCATAGCGGTCCGGCTCGACGCCGAAAACTGA
- a CDS encoding phosphoribosyl-ATP diphosphatase, producing the protein MAGFTLEELESIVAERGRSGAADSWTAKLFAKGIDKAAQKLGEEATETVIAAVKGDRAGVVAESADLLYHWLVVLALSGVSLAEVLAELEARTGRSGLAEKASRPAG; encoded by the coding sequence TTGGCCGGTTTCACGCTGGAAGAGCTCGAAAGCATCGTCGCCGAGCGCGGCCGCTCGGGCGCCGCCGATTCCTGGACCGCGAAGCTGTTCGCCAAGGGCATCGACAAGGCGGCGCAGAAGCTGGGCGAGGAAGCGACCGAGACGGTGATCGCCGCCGTAAAGGGCGACCGCGCCGGCGTCGTCGCCGAGAGCGCCGACCTTCTCTATCACTGGCTCGTCGTGCTCGCGCTTTCGGGCGTGTCGCTTGCCGAGGTGCTGGCCGAGCTCGAGGCGCGTACCGGGCGATCCGGCCTCGCCGAGAAGGCCTCGCGGCCGGCCGGCTGA
- the coaA gene encoding type I pantothenate kinase has translation MPIDRAAIEKYSPYRVFTAERWAQFRDDTPLTLNEDEVRRLRSLNDPIDLDEVRKIYLSLSRLLSAHVEASQLLFRQRQVFFNGGDVVKTPFIIGIAGSVAVGKSTTARVLKELLQRWPSSPRVALVTTDGFLFPNEVLRNQNLMERKGFPESYDVGALLRFLSAIKSGEPQVQAPLYSHLTYDVLPDGFVTIDRPDILIFEGINVLQTRDLPKDGKIVPFISDFFDFSIYVDAEEALIHQWYIDRFMRLRETAFRNPESFFHRYSQLSEDAARAIAEGLWANINLRNLHENILPTRPRADLILRKGADHLVEQVSLRKL, from the coding sequence ATGCCGATCGACCGCGCCGCAATCGAGAAATACTCGCCCTACCGAGTGTTCACGGCGGAGCGCTGGGCGCAGTTCCGCGACGACACGCCGCTGACCCTCAACGAGGACGAGGTCCGGCGGCTGCGCTCGCTGAACGACCCGATCGACCTCGACGAGGTGCGCAAGATCTACCTGTCACTGTCGCGGCTGCTTTCGGCTCATGTCGAGGCGAGCCAGCTGCTGTTTCGCCAGCGGCAGGTGTTCTTCAACGGCGGCGACGTGGTCAAGACCCCGTTCATCATCGGCATCGCCGGCTCGGTGGCGGTCGGCAAGTCGACCACCGCGCGCGTCCTGAAGGAGCTGCTGCAGCGCTGGCCGTCGAGCCCGCGCGTCGCGCTCGTCACCACCGACGGCTTCCTGTTCCCCAACGAGGTGCTGCGCAACCAGAACCTGATGGAGCGCAAGGGCTTTCCCGAGAGCTACGACGTCGGCGCGCTGCTGCGCTTCCTGTCGGCCATCAAGTCGGGCGAGCCGCAGGTGCAGGCGCCGCTCTATTCGCACCTGACCTACGACGTGCTGCCGGACGGGTTCGTCACCATCGACCGGCCCGACATCCTGATCTTCGAGGGCATCAACGTCCTCCAGACGCGCGACCTGCCCAAGGACGGCAAGATCGTGCCGTTCATCTCCGACTTCTTCGACTTCTCGATCTATGTCGATGCCGAGGAGGCGCTGATCCACCAGTGGTATATCGACCGCTTCATGCGGCTTCGCGAGACCGCGTTCCGCAACCCCGAATCGTTCTTCCATCGCTATTCGCAGCTTTCGGAAGACGCCGCGCGCGCCATCGCCGAAGGCCTGTGGGCCAACATCAACCTCAGGAACCTGCACGAGAACATCCTGCCGACGCGGCCGCGCGCCGACCTCATCCTGCGCAAGGGCGCCGACCATCTGGTCGAGCAGGTCTCGCTCAGGAAGCTGTAG
- a CDS encoding alpha-ketoglutarate-dependent dioxygenase AlkB, with protein sequence MQDDLPPGMRHYPGFLDDAAQRALLDDIRAAVAAAPLFVPAMPRTGKPMSVRMINLGALGWVTDKERGYRYQPTHPETGRPWPPIPTRLLDLWGEVAAYAATPEACLVNFYEATAKMGLHQDRDERDFEAPVVSVSLGDACLFRIGGLKRTDPTRSLRLESGDVFVLGGASRLAFHGVDRIYPGSSTLLRNGGRINLTLRRVSPVSDEATAS encoded by the coding sequence ATGCAAGACGATTTGCCGCCCGGCATGCGGCATTATCCCGGCTTTCTCGACGACGCGGCGCAGCGGGCGCTGCTCGACGACATCCGCGCCGCGGTCGCGGCCGCGCCGCTCTTCGTGCCGGCGATGCCGCGCACCGGCAAGCCGATGAGCGTGCGGATGATCAATCTCGGCGCGCTCGGCTGGGTGACGGACAAGGAGCGCGGCTACCGCTACCAGCCGACCCACCCCGAAACGGGAAGGCCGTGGCCGCCGATCCCGACGCGCCTCCTCGACCTGTGGGGCGAGGTGGCAGCCTATGCCGCGACGCCCGAGGCCTGCCTCGTCAATTTCTACGAGGCCACGGCGAAGATGGGCCTGCACCAGGATCGCGACGAGCGCGATTTCGAGGCGCCGGTGGTTTCCGTCTCGCTGGGCGATGCCTGCCTGTTCCGCATCGGCGGACTGAAGCGCACTGACCCGACGCGCTCGCTCCGGCTCGAAAGCGGCGACGTCTTCGTGCTCGGCGGAGCCTCCCGCCTCGCGTTCCACGGCGTCGACCGCATCTATCCCGGCAGCTCGACGCTGCTCAGGAACGGCGGACGCATCAATTTGACCCTGCGCCGGGTCTCGCCGGTTTCCGACGAGGCTACAGCTTCCTGA
- the lysM gene encoding peptidoglycan-binding protein LysM, with amino-acid sequence MGLFDFVKSVGEKLGIGGSDEAPKVEELKKELDKHNLGTDKVEIEVVGDKAILKGSVADQTAFEKAVIAVGNTLGVSKVETQLTVDETGGGEKEPVFYTVKKGDNLWKIAEAHYGKGKGAKHTVIFEANKPMLTHPDKIYPGQVLRIPALDQA; translated from the coding sequence ATGGGACTTTTCGATTTCGTCAAATCGGTGGGCGAGAAGCTCGGCATCGGCGGTTCGGACGAGGCTCCGAAGGTCGAGGAACTGAAGAAGGAGCTCGACAAGCACAATCTCGGCACCGACAAGGTCGAGATCGAGGTCGTCGGCGACAAGGCGATCCTGAAGGGCTCGGTCGCGGACCAGACTGCCTTCGAGAAGGCGGTGATCGCGGTCGGCAACACGCTCGGCGTGTCCAAGGTCGAAACCCAGCTCACCGTCGACGAGACCGGTGGCGGCGAGAAGGAGCCGGTGTTCTACACCGTCAAGAAGGGCGACAACCTCTGGAAGATCGCCGAAGCCCATTACGGCAAGGGCAAGGGCGCCAAGCACACGGTCATCTTCGAGGCCAACAAGCCGATGCTGACCCACCCGGACAAGATCTATCCGGGCCAGGTGCTGCGCATCCCCGCGCTCGACCAGGCCTAG
- the arfB gene encoding alternative ribosome rescue aminoacyl-tRNA hydrolase ArfB, translated as MAAADRLHIAPGIEIREDELEESFIRASGPGGQNVNKVAAAVQLRFDAASSPGLPERVRDNALKLAGQRATKDGVIVIEAARFRTQERNRTDARERLVALLAKAAEPPPKPRKKTKPSRGAVERRLKEKAGRAGIKRMRGKVDGE; from the coding sequence ATGGCTGCCGCCGACCGGCTTCATATCGCGCCCGGCATCGAGATCCGCGAGGACGAGCTCGAGGAGAGCTTCATCCGTGCGTCCGGCCCCGGCGGGCAGAACGTCAACAAGGTGGCGGCGGCCGTGCAGCTTCGCTTCGACGCCGCGAGCTCGCCCGGCCTGCCCGAGCGCGTGCGCGACAACGCGCTGAAACTCGCCGGCCAGCGCGCCACCAAGGACGGCGTCATCGTCATCGAGGCGGCGCGCTTCCGCACCCAGGAGCGCAACCGCACTGACGCGCGCGAGCGGCTGGTCGCGCTGCTGGCGAAGGCGGCCGAGCCGCCGCCCAAGCCGCGCAAGAAGACGAAGCCGTCCAGGGGCGCGGTCGAGCGCCGGCTCAAGGAAAAAGCCGGCCGCGCCGGAATCAAGCGCATGCGCGGCAAGGTCGACGGCGAATAG